One region of Streptococcus parasanguinis genomic DNA includes:
- a CDS encoding ATP-binding cassette domain-containing protein produces the protein MLTVSDVSLRFSDRKLFDDVNINFTEGNTYGLIGANGAGKSTFLKILAGDIEPTTGHISLGPDERLSVLRQNHFDYEDERVIDVVIMGNEKLYNIMKEKDAIYMKEDFSDEDGVRAAELEGEFAELGGWEAESEASQLLQNLNISEDLHYQTMSELANGDKVKVLLAKALFGKPDVLLLDEPTNGLDIQSITWLEDFLIDFENTVIVVSHDRHFLNKVCTHMADLDFGKIKLYVGNYDFWKESSELAAKLQADRNAKAEEKIKQLQEFVARFSANASKSKQATSRKKMLDKIELEEIVPSSRKYPFINFKAEREIGNDLLTVENLSVKIDGETILDNISFILRPGDKTALIGQNDIQTTALIRALMDDIEYEGTVKWGVTTSRSYLPKDNSRDFAGGESILDWLRQFASKEEDDNTFLRGFLGRMLFSGDEVNKSVNVLSGGEKVRVMLSKLMLLKSNVLVLDDPTNHLDLESISSLNDGLKNFKESIIFASHDHEFIQTLANHIIVLSKNGVIDRIDETYDEFLENEEVQAKVKELWSQS, from the coding sequence TTGCTTACAGTATCAGACGTCTCACTACGTTTTAGTGATCGAAAATTGTTTGACGATGTCAATATCAACTTTACAGAAGGAAATACATACGGTCTTATCGGTGCCAATGGTGCTGGAAAATCAACCTTTTTAAAAATTTTAGCTGGAGATATTGAACCAACAACTGGTCATATTTCTCTTGGTCCTGATGAACGTTTGTCCGTTTTGCGTCAAAATCACTTTGACTATGAAGACGAACGGGTCATCGATGTTGTCATTATGGGAAATGAAAAGCTCTACAACATTATGAAAGAGAAAGATGCTATCTACATGAAAGAAGATTTCTCTGATGAAGATGGCGTCCGTGCAGCTGAACTTGAAGGTGAATTTGCCGAACTTGGTGGATGGGAAGCAGAAAGTGAAGCATCTCAATTGCTTCAAAATCTAAATATTTCAGAAGACCTTCATTATCAAACTATGAGCGAGTTAGCCAATGGGGATAAAGTGAAAGTTCTCTTAGCTAAAGCCCTTTTTGGTAAACCAGATGTCCTTCTTTTGGACGAGCCGACCAATGGATTGGATATTCAATCCATTACCTGGTTAGAAGATTTTCTGATTGATTTTGAAAATACGGTTATCGTTGTATCCCATGACCGCCACTTTTTGAATAAAGTCTGCACCCATATGGCGGATCTCGACTTTGGAAAAATTAAACTTTACGTCGGAAACTATGATTTCTGGAAAGAATCTTCTGAACTTGCAGCAAAATTACAAGCAGATAGAAATGCAAAAGCTGAAGAAAAAATTAAACAATTGCAAGAGTTTGTCGCACGTTTCTCAGCCAACGCTTCAAAATCAAAACAAGCAACTTCGCGTAAAAAAATGCTTGACAAGATTGAACTTGAAGAAATTGTTCCATCTAGTCGGAAGTACCCATTTATCAACTTTAAGGCAGAACGAGAAATTGGTAACGATCTCTTGACAGTTGAAAATCTTTCTGTCAAGATTGATGGTGAAACTATCCTTGACAATATCAGCTTTATCTTACGTCCTGGTGACAAAACCGCCCTTATCGGACAGAACGATATTCAAACAACCGCTTTGATCCGTGCATTGATGGATGATATTGAATATGAAGGAACTGTCAAGTGGGGAGTTACAACTAGTCGATCATATCTACCAAAAGACAACAGTCGTGATTTTGCAGGTGGTGAAAGTATTCTTGATTGGCTTCGTCAATTTGCAAGTAAAGAAGAAGATGACAATACTTTCCTTCGTGGTTTCTTAGGACGGATGCTCTTTTCGGGTGACGAAGTTAACAAGTCTGTCAACGTCTTGTCAGGGGGAGAAAAAGTTCGTGTCATGTTGTCTAAATTGATGCTCCTCAAGTCAAATGTTCTTGTACTGGATGATCCAACCAATCACTTGGATTTGGAGTCTATTTCAAGTTTGAATGATGGATTGAAGAATTTTAAAGAATCGATTATCTTTGCTAGCCATGACCACGAATTCATTCAAACACTCGCCAACCATATTATCGTTCTTTCAAAAAACGGCGTAATCGATCGTATTGATGAAACCTATGATGAGTTTCTTGAAAATGAAGAAGTTCAAGCAAAAGTGAAAGAACTTTGGAGTCAATCATAA
- a CDS encoding YfhO family protein translates to MNKTKLKTSLFIVSSFLIPAIMMFFIYLSQGIYWNSDTSPLLGDGYHQYVIFDTTLRNILHGTDSLFYSFQSGLGINFYALSSYYLGSFFSPLVYFFNAQSMPDAVYLITLLKFGAIGLSTYISLHGMFSKIPRFLVLTLSTSFALMSFAISQIEIKTWLDVFILAPLILYGFKKLIYNEGEILYFISLTSLFIQNYYFGFMMSIFLILWYLTQLSWDIKGIGKRFFHFVIVSLLSVITSLVMLYPTFLDLRTHGESFSKVDSIFTEKSWYLDVFAKNFIGSFDTTKYGSIPMIYVGLFPLLLAITFFFVKSIKFHVKLSYFILLIILILSFRFQLLDLLWQGMHAPNMFLHRYSWIFSLTIILMAGEVLNRIEEITWIRFSLANFLLILGFGATVLYSSHYKFLDAVNFIVTFEFLIAFYLVCLGFILKKIPPRLFYLSILFFSIFELSVNSYYQMEGIANEWIFASRSSYERDLKAIQSLVREKTDSNYRTEILHPQTGNDSMKYGYNGISQFSSVRNTDASSTLDKLGFKSEGTNLNLRYQNNSILMDSLFGVRYNLSQQPVQKFGFKEIATKNGVSLSENEYALPIAFLSAKPYKNTSFTNLTLDNQTRFIHQITDEKYKFYKKLNILSPTSQNTTSSLQTAKIEEDSHLSYASIQYEVTVPAHSQLYVNVPNLQFSNDDRKDIEISYNGQTQRYTIDNAFPFFSIGHFDTEETVTIRLSFPENSTVSFDTPEFFALDLDQYTQAIASIRQQEVAIHKKKNKLVAAYNANRDTTLIFTLPYDKGWSAKQNGKPIQIHRIQKGLMGVRVSKGSGTVTLTFVPQGFIEGLIAFFVGIILFFLYEWRQIKRRKSQGI, encoded by the coding sequence ATGAATAAAACAAAGCTAAAAACATCCCTTTTTATAGTATCTTCTTTCCTGATTCCAGCTATCATGATGTTCTTTATTTACCTCTCACAAGGAATCTACTGGAACAGTGATACATCCCCCTTATTAGGAGATGGTTATCATCAGTATGTCATTTTTGATACCACACTTCGAAATATTTTACATGGGACAGATAGCCTATTTTACAGTTTCCAAAGTGGATTAGGCATTAATTTCTATGCACTCAGTAGCTATTATCTAGGAAGTTTCTTTTCTCCTCTTGTCTACTTCTTTAATGCACAATCCATGCCAGATGCTGTTTATCTCATCACTCTTCTTAAATTTGGAGCTATTGGATTAAGCACTTATATTAGTTTGCATGGAATGTTTTCTAAAATTCCTAGATTCCTGGTTCTTACCCTTTCAACATCATTTGCTCTTATGAGCTTTGCTATCAGCCAAATTGAAATCAAAACTTGGCTAGATGTTTTTATCCTAGCACCATTAATTCTTTATGGATTCAAAAAACTCATTTACAATGAGGGAGAGATTCTCTACTTTATCAGCTTAACCAGCTTGTTTATCCAAAATTATTATTTTGGGTTTATGATGTCTATTTTTCTTATTTTATGGTACTTGACACAACTGTCATGGGACATCAAAGGAATTGGAAAACGCTTCTTTCATTTTGTGATTGTATCTCTTTTATCAGTTATAACAAGCCTTGTGATGTTATATCCAACCTTCTTAGATTTACGCACTCATGGAGAAAGTTTTTCAAAGGTTGACAGTATCTTTACAGAAAAAAGTTGGTATCTTGACGTATTTGCGAAAAATTTCATTGGAAGTTTTGACACTACTAAATATGGATCAATTCCAATGATCTACGTGGGATTATTTCCACTTCTATTAGCGATCACCTTTTTCTTTGTAAAGTCGATCAAGTTTCACGTGAAACTTTCTTACTTTATACTCTTGATCATTCTTATTTTGAGTTTTCGTTTTCAATTATTAGATCTCCTTTGGCAAGGTATGCACGCGCCAAATATGTTTCTTCATCGATACTCTTGGATCTTTTCTTTGACGATTATTCTGATGGCAGGAGAAGTACTAAATCGAATAGAGGAGATCACTTGGATTCGTTTTAGTCTTGCTAATTTCCTCCTTATTCTAGGATTTGGAGCAACTGTCCTTTACAGCAGTCACTATAAATTTTTAGATGCTGTCAATTTTATTGTTACTTTTGAATTTTTAATTGCTTTCTATTTGGTCTGTTTAGGATTTATCCTAAAAAAGATACCGCCTAGACTTTTCTATCTTTCGATCCTTTTTTTCTCCATTTTTGAATTATCGGTAAATAGTTATTATCAAATGGAAGGAATTGCGAATGAATGGATCTTTGCTTCTCGGTCATCCTACGAACGCGACTTAAAAGCCATCCAATCCTTAGTAAGAGAGAAGACAGACTCAAATTATCGGACTGAGATTCTACATCCACAAACGGGCAATGATAGCATGAAGTATGGTTATAATGGAATTTCTCAATTTTCATCTGTACGAAATACGGATGCTAGCTCGACATTGGACAAACTAGGATTTAAATCTGAAGGAACTAACCTCAATCTTCGATACCAAAACAATTCTATTTTAATGGATAGTCTATTTGGTGTTCGCTATAATTTAAGCCAACAACCTGTTCAAAAATTTGGATTTAAAGAGATTGCAACCAAAAATGGAGTCTCACTTTCAGAAAACGAATATGCCTTACCAATCGCCTTTCTGTCAGCAAAACCTTATAAAAATACTTCCTTTACGAATTTGACACTGGATAATCAGACACGATTCATCCATCAAATCACAGATGAAAAATATAAATTTTATAAGAAATTAAATATTCTCTCGCCTACTTCACAAAATACTACATCTTCGTTGCAAACTGCAAAAATTGAAGAAGATAGTCATCTATCCTACGCAAGTATTCAATATGAAGTAACGGTTCCTGCCCATAGCCAACTATATGTCAATGTTCCAAATTTACAATTTTCAAACGATGATCGGAAAGATATTGAAATCAGCTACAATGGACAGACCCAACGCTATACCATTGATAATGCCTTTCCATTCTTTTCGATTGGCCATTTTGACACAGAGGAAACAGTTACTATTCGTTTGAGTTTTCCAGAAAATTCGACAGTCTCCTTTGATACACCAGAATTTTTTGCTCTGGATCTTGACCAATACACACAAGCTATCGCTAGCATTCGTCAGCAAGAAGTTGCTATTCACAAAAAGAAAAACAAATTGGTAGCAGCCTATAACGCAAATAGAGACACTACCCTTATTTTTACACTCCCTTATGATAAAGGCTGGTCAGCTAAACAAAATGGAAAGCCTAT